The Candidatus Hydrogenedentota bacterium DNA segment GAGTGCAACTGTAGTACCCTGCGCCTTGCTGCTGAATAACGAGCATGTCGCTGTGAAGCTGCTGAAGCATGCGAATCAACGATACGCGCACATCCATGGTCATGCCGTCCCCCTTATCACGCGTCTTCCCGAATGCGATCGACAACATAGCGGTTGCCGTTGACTTCGATGATTTCGATTGGCGTGCCTGCTTCAATGAATTCAGCGTTGCACACGACCAGCAGCGTCTGGTCGCCGAAGCGGGCACGGCCTGCCGGGCGCAGCATGCTTGTAGCTACTCCTCGCAGTCCAACGTATTCCTCGCTCTCCGCAGGCGACTGAACCGTATATCCCTTTTCCGGGGTAAGCTCAGCCCCCATGACGATGCGTCTGTACAGCGGCGTCTGCGGCAGATACTTCCAACTCAGAATTACAAAAAGAGTCATGGTAACGAATGCGATGGTAACGGTCATTCCCGCGTCGCGAAGCCGGGCGAATTCCCAACTGTATTGGGGCAATGTGAAGTCGGTGAACGTAAGCGACATGATAAGACCCGCAGCTACACAAATAATGCCAATTCCACCCACCAACCCAAAACCAGGGATGAAGAAGATCTCTACCAAAACCAGACATACGCCAATAATTACGAGGGCGATATCCAACCAGTCGGCCATACCGATCATGTACCGGGAACCGAAGAACAGCGTGAGACATACGATACCAACGACACCGGGGAGTCCAAAGCCGGGCGTCTTCATTTCGAGGTAAATACCGCCCACGCCCAAGAGCAACAGGATACCCGCAACACCTGGACTTGCCAGCCACCCGAAGAACGACTCGCTCCACGACATGTCGATTTCGATGTTGCGCGCGCCTTCCAGGCTGTAGGCGGCTTTGACCTCTTCAATATTGTGAGCGGTCTGCTTGATAAGTCCGTACATCACCGCTTGCTGTGGCGTCAGCGTCAGCAATTTGTCAGCGGTATCGATGATTTCTCCCTGAAGCGGAGTTGCCTCCTCCGGTTGAACCTCGGGCGTTTCCTGCGTAGTTACGCCCTCCGTAATGTCCCGGGCCAAATCCTTGAGCGGCTCGAGCGGAGTGCCTGTCGCTTCGGACAGGGAGTCAATGACTTTCTCAACGGCGGACGTTTCTCCCGACGACGATTTCTCCGACGGCGTCGTGGCACGCACGTCGAACTTGCCGTCGCCGCGCGGAATGGCAATCAGTTCGATGTCCTTATCGACCATGGCCATGCCGATATCGGGATTGTGACCTTTTTCCTCGCCGAGGGCCGCGTATTTGGCGCGAAGAAAGGAGGTCTCCTTTTCACCGGCAGGCATCATCCCTTCTTCGGACATGTACACGACCTGCGATGCGCCAATGTTGGTGGTCGGCGACATGATGATCTCGTCGCAGGCATAGCTGATCAGCGCGCCCGCGGAAATCGCGCCCATGCCGTCCACGAAAGCGATGGTTTTGCACGGCGCCTTGAGTATGGTATCCACAATATTCAGCGCGGAATCGAGGCGGCCACCCGGCGTGTCCAGGATGAAGATAATGGCCTGAGCGTTCCACGCCTTTTCCACGGCCCGCGTCACAAGCACGCTCACGCCATCGTGGATTTCGGAACGGATGGGACAGATGACCACAAACGGGTCTTCGGATTGTGCCTGGAGAGCTG contains these protein-coding regions:
- a CDS encoding ATP-dependent Clp protease proteolytic subunit, which produces MMNQRPAIRTSKVLLHSRLVRGMCLSFLALFVASPTALQAQSEDPFVVICPIRSEIHDGVSVLVTRAVEKAWNAQAIIFILDTPGGRLDSALNIVDTILKAPCKTIAFVDGMGAISAGALISYACDEIIMSPTTNIGASQVVYMSEEGMMPAGEKETSFLRAKYAALGEEKGHNPDIGMAMVDKDIELIAIPRGDGKFDVRATTPSEKSSSGETSAVEKVIDSLSEATGTPLEPLKDLARDITEGVTTQETPEVQPEEATPLQGEIIDTADKLLTLTPQQAVMYGLIKQTAHNIEEVKAAYSLEGARNIEIDMSWSESFFGWLASPGVAGILLLLGVGGIYLEMKTPGFGLPGVVGIVCLTLFFGSRYMIGMADWLDIALVIIGVCLVLVEIFFIPGFGLVGGIGIICVAAGLIMSLTFTDFTLPQYSWEFARLRDAGMTVTIAFVTMTLFVILSWKYLPQTPLYRRIVMGAELTPEKGYTVQSPAESEEYVGLRGVATSMLRPAGRARFGDQTLLVVCNAEFIEAGTPIEIIEVNGNRYVVDRIREDA